A genome region from Alkalispirochaeta americana includes the following:
- the htpG gene encoding molecular chaperone HtpG, producing the protein MAKHQFQTEVNQLLHLIIHSLYSHKEIFLRELISNSSDALDKLKYLTLTDDSFKDLSFDPRIDITFSEEGDEKTLSVSDTGIGMNQEDLVENLGTIARSGTKAFLGNLTGDSKKDSNLIGQFGVGFYSVFMVADRAEVITRKAGEETAWKWVSDGQGEFDITPAERESCGTTVTLHLGEEGSEFASRWQIEQIVKKYSNHIAFPIFLHYVKTEYDDKGKEKGSTPTEEQINSAAALWKRSKNEITAEEYNEFYKTISHDTEDPLMHLHTRAEGTMEYTTLFFVPSKAPLDMYQADYRPGVKLYVKRVFITDDEKDLMPTYLRFLRGVIDSEDLPLNVSREILQQNRMMAKIRESSVKKVLGEFVRIAQEDPQRWLSFVEHYNRPLKEGLYSDFANRETLLELVRFRSTKVEGWTSLAEYKQRMLPDQKAIYYITGDNEQTLRNSPLLEAYRKKDLEVLIMADDVDELVVPMIGTYKEVELKSVNRSDAGKDLEAEKDQEKDEALKPLLERMKTVLGDRVKDVVTSVRLADSPSCIVVDESDPTMKMAQMMKAMGQTDLPEIKPILEVNPDSAIVLRMKELADEDRFADAAFLLLDQALLVEGAPVQNPAEFVKRLNRVMEQGLA; encoded by the coding sequence ATGGCGAAGCATCAGTTTCAAACCGAAGTAAACCAGTTACTTCATCTTATCATCCACTCCCTCTACTCCCACAAGGAAATTTTCCTGCGGGAGCTTATCTCCAACTCCAGTGATGCCCTGGATAAGCTGAAGTATCTTACCCTTACGGACGATTCCTTCAAAGATCTCTCTTTTGATCCCCGAATCGATATTACCTTCTCTGAAGAGGGGGATGAGAAGACCCTGAGCGTGAGCGATACGGGAATCGGCATGAACCAGGAAGATCTGGTGGAGAACCTGGGTACGATTGCCCGGAGCGGGACCAAAGCTTTTCTGGGAAACCTTACGGGGGACAGCAAAAAAGACTCCAACCTGATTGGCCAGTTCGGGGTCGGGTTCTACTCGGTTTTTATGGTGGCAGACCGGGCCGAGGTGATTACCAGAAAAGCTGGTGAAGAGACCGCCTGGAAATGGGTGAGCGATGGCCAGGGAGAGTTCGATATCACCCCCGCCGAGCGTGAAAGTTGCGGTACCACCGTGACCTTGCATCTGGGCGAAGAGGGGAGCGAGTTCGCCTCACGCTGGCAGATTGAACAGATTGTGAAGAAGTACTCGAATCACATCGCCTTTCCCATCTTCCTGCACTATGTGAAGACCGAGTACGACGATAAGGGCAAGGAGAAGGGATCCACTCCCACGGAGGAGCAGATCAACAGCGCGGCAGCACTCTGGAAGCGCTCCAAGAACGAGATCACGGCCGAGGAATATAACGAGTTCTACAAGACGATCAGCCATGACACAGAGGATCCCCTCATGCATCTCCACACCCGGGCCGAGGGAACCATGGAGTACACCACCCTCTTTTTTGTGCCCTCCAAGGCTCCGCTGGATATGTATCAGGCGGATTACCGCCCCGGAGTGAAGCTCTATGTAAAGCGGGTCTTTATCACCGACGATGAGAAGGATCTGATGCCGACCTACCTGCGGTTTCTCCGGGGGGTGATCGATTCCGAGGATCTTCCTCTGAACGTGAGCCGCGAAATTCTGCAGCAGAATCGGATGATGGCAAAGATACGGGAGAGCTCGGTGAAGAAGGTTCTGGGCGAGTTTGTCCGGATTGCCCAGGAGGATCCCCAGCGGTGGCTCTCCTTTGTGGAGCACTATAATCGGCCCCTGAAAGAGGGTCTCTATTCGGACTTTGCCAACCGCGAGACCCTGCTGGAGCTGGTGCGGTTCCGCAGCACCAAGGTTGAAGGTTGGACGAGTCTGGCCGAGTACAAGCAGCGTATGTTGCCCGATCAGAAGGCGATCTACTATATCACCGGCGATAACGAGCAGACCCTGCGAAACTCTCCCCTCCTCGAGGCGTACCGCAAGAAGGATCTGGAAGTACTGATCATGGCCGACGATGTGGATGAGCTGGTGGTTCCCATGATCGGAACCTACAAGGAGGTGGAGCTCAAGTCGGTAAATCGCTCTGATGCTGGTAAGGATCTGGAGGCCGAGAAGGATCAGGAAAAGGACGAGGCTCTCAAGCCGCTTCTGGAGCGCATGAAGACTGTTTTGGGAGATCGGGTAAAGGATGTGGTCACCTCGGTGCGTCTTGCCGATAGTCCCAGTTGTATAGTGGTGGACGAGAGCGATCCCACCATGAAGATGGCCCAGATGATGAAAGCCATGGGGCAAACTGATTTGCCCGAGATCAAGCCGATCCTGGAGGTGAATCCCGATAGTGCCATTGTGTTGCGCATGAAGGAACTTGCCGATGAGGATCGCTTTGCCGATGCGGCTTTCCTGTTGCTGGATCAGGCGTTGCTCGTGGAGGGGGCTCCCGTGCAGAACCCGGCGGAATTTGTGAAACGCCTCAACCGTGTTATGGAGCAGGGGCTCGCCTAG
- a CDS encoding GNAT family N-acetyltransferase, giving the protein MESAQIIDQVDLIREVFSYAHRFRGKTFVIHVDYGAVDDSRLNGLIQDLVLLHKSGIRILLVPGARQRIDEVLTRYNIPWRREGGVRIASSEAIPFIKMAAVDVTNRFMTLLSVHHTNAVVGNWVRARGLGVLEGVDYHHAGVVERVQLDLIRQTLEQGIIPIFPCIGWSVSGKPYNISSRELAFRIAVSLEADKLFFITDQMGINGKDFNLPQGVDTAGDGRVSRLSVEEAREFLRLNGIHDLELGRPAAGGEGRADAAATPGATPKPSGYYEGQREILEYLRLAYLAAGVSVNRVHMVDGRRDGVLLVEVFSNLGVGTMVHANAYQSIRSVRLDEVPKLLSLIRPLADSGVLVVRTQEEIESMYQDFVVHETDGRLHGCGALHTYSSGQGEIAAIAVDPSFEELGIGRKIVLYLISLARERGLRGVFVLTTRTGDWFESIGFSRVSPDELPREKRQRYDADRKSQVLYLSMDTSWEASQVSGAVPLPG; this is encoded by the coding sequence ATGGAAAGTGCGCAGATCATTGATCAGGTCGACCTGATCCGGGAGGTTTTTTCCTACGCCCATCGTTTCCGGGGAAAAACCTTCGTTATTCATGTTGATTATGGGGCTGTGGACGATTCCCGGCTGAACGGGCTGATCCAGGACCTGGTGCTGCTCCACAAATCGGGTATCCGGATTCTTCTGGTTCCCGGGGCCAGACAGCGCATCGACGAGGTGTTGACGCGGTATAATATTCCCTGGCGACGTGAGGGAGGTGTCCGGATCGCCTCGTCCGAGGCTATTCCTTTTATAAAGATGGCCGCTGTGGATGTGACGAACCGGTTCATGACCCTCCTGAGCGTGCACCACACCAACGCCGTGGTGGGAAACTGGGTGCGGGCCCGAGGGTTGGGAGTTCTCGAGGGAGTGGATTACCACCATGCCGGAGTGGTGGAGCGGGTGCAGCTTGATCTGATCCGGCAGACGCTGGAACAGGGGATTATCCCGATCTTTCCCTGCATCGGCTGGAGCGTCAGCGGCAAGCCCTACAATATTTCCTCCCGGGAGCTGGCCTTCCGGATCGCCGTCTCTCTGGAGGCGGATAAACTCTTTTTTATCACCGACCAGATGGGGATCAACGGAAAGGATTTCAACCTGCCCCAGGGTGTGGATACCGCCGGAGATGGCCGGGTGAGCCGCCTCTCGGTGGAGGAGGCCCGGGAGTTTTTGCGCCTGAATGGCATTCATGATCTTGAACTGGGCCGCCCTGCAGCAGGCGGGGAGGGACGGGCCGATGCTGCGGCAACTCCCGGGGCAACGCCCAAGCCGAGTGGCTACTATGAGGGCCAGCGGGAGATCCTGGAGTATCTGCGGCTCGCCTACCTTGCCGCAGGGGTCTCGGTAAACCGGGTCCATATGGTGGATGGGCGGCGCGACGGGGTGCTCCTGGTGGAAGTCTTCAGCAATCTCGGGGTGGGCACCATGGTTCATGCCAACGCCTACCAGAGTATCCGTTCCGTTCGGCTTGACGAGGTTCCCAAGCTTCTGAGCCTGATCAGGCCCCTGGCGGACTCGGGTGTTCTTGTCGTACGCACCCAGGAAGAGATCGAGTCGATGTACCAGGATTTTGTGGTTCACGAGACCGATGGCCGCCTCCACGGGTGCGGAGCGCTTCACACATATTCTTCCGGTCAGGGGGAGATCGCGGCGATCGCCGTGGACCCTTCCTTCGAGGAGCTGGGAATTGGCCGGAAGATTGTGCTCTACCTGATCTCGCTGGCGCGGGAACGGGGGTTGCGGGGGGTCTTCGTTCTTACCACCCGGACAGGGGACTGGTTCGAGTCGATCGGGTTTTCCCGGGTTTCTCCCGATGAACTCCCCAGGGAGAAACGTCAGCGCTACGATGCAGACCGAAAGAGCCAGGTCCTGTATCTTTCGATGGATACCTCCTGGGAGGCGTCTCAGGTCTCCGGTGCGGTCCCCCTCCCGGGATAG
- the trxA gene encoding thioredoxin, producing the protein MTQTLTKDTFREKIFDFEENQDWKFLGERPAIIDFYADWCGPCKMIAPILEEISDEYTGSVDIYKVDTDAEQELAQIFGIQSIPSMLFIPLEEKPQMSVGALPKESISQAIKDVLKVDHP; encoded by the coding sequence ATGACCCAGACACTAACAAAAGATACCTTTCGTGAGAAAATTTTTGATTTCGAAGAGAACCAGGACTGGAAATTTCTCGGAGAACGGCCGGCAATCATAGATTTTTACGCCGACTGGTGTGGCCCCTGTAAAATGATCGCCCCGATTCTGGAGGAGATCTCCGATGAATACACCGGCAGTGTCGACATCTACAAAGTCGATACCGATGCAGAACAGGAGCTGGCCCAGATTTTTGGGATTCAAAGCATTCCATCGATGCTCTTTATTCCCCTGGAAGAGAAGCCCCAGATGTCCGTGGGCGCGCTCCCGAAAGAGAGCATCAGTCAGGCGATCAAGGACGTCCTGAAAGTAGACCACCCCTAG
- a CDS encoding hemolysin family protein, with translation MDLTPAITALAALILGSAFFSGAESAFTSLSPEQLAVIRSSRGKKGILVYDLMGRPNHLLSTILIGNNLMNIAASALATHITIRLFGSAAVGIMTGVLTLIMLVFAEITPKQVALANNEFISLHTARVLYILSRILMPLIVVLGGFSRLAARVGGGEKRRHLTMEGLLHIIRHAENAGILEQYKSRAMKNLFRFSDIPVSAVMTHRTDVVSLDQTTPIREALKIVGETGHSRIPVYDRDPEHIVGVIVTQDLIRTIAEPERPIKAIMMDPMFVPEYRRIDQAMNQILQAKLNLAIVLDEYGGLSGIVSLEDILEEIIGEIYDEHEPREGSKIIPLGENRYSIRADIPLSVINDFLPVPLKTRNSDVHTLGGYIGEILGRIPGRSERIRTVAGEFTVTRIKKNRLIELTWTRPEQNST, from the coding sequence GTGGACCTCACACCGGCAATCACAGCACTTGCGGCCCTGATCCTGGGATCGGCTTTTTTCTCCGGCGCAGAATCAGCCTTCACGTCGCTCTCTCCTGAACAGTTGGCAGTTATCCGATCCTCGCGCGGCAAAAAAGGTATCCTGGTCTACGATCTGATGGGCCGCCCGAACCACCTGCTATCGACCATTCTCATCGGCAATAACCTGATGAACATCGCCGCCAGCGCGCTGGCAACGCACATCACCATCAGACTCTTTGGCAGCGCCGCCGTAGGCATCATGACGGGCGTGCTCACTCTGATCATGCTGGTTTTTGCCGAGATCACTCCCAAGCAGGTGGCCTTGGCAAATAACGAGTTTATCAGTCTTCACACGGCCCGAGTTCTCTATATCCTCTCCCGGATTCTGATGCCCCTTATCGTTGTTCTGGGAGGATTCAGTCGCCTGGCAGCCCGCGTCGGCGGAGGGGAGAAACGGCGGCACCTCACAATGGAGGGGCTTCTCCACATTATCCGCCACGCCGAAAACGCAGGCATTCTTGAGCAATACAAATCCCGGGCCATGAAAAACCTCTTTCGGTTCAGCGATATTCCCGTAAGCGCTGTCATGACCCACCGCACCGACGTGGTCAGCCTGGATCAAACCACCCCCATCAGGGAGGCTCTGAAGATCGTGGGGGAGACCGGCCACTCCCGGATTCCCGTCTACGACCGTGACCCTGAGCACATTGTTGGAGTAATCGTGACCCAGGATCTGATCAGGACCATCGCCGAACCGGAACGACCGATCAAGGCGATCATGATGGACCCCATGTTTGTCCCGGAATACCGCAGGATCGACCAGGCCATGAACCAGATCCTCCAGGCAAAGCTGAATCTGGCCATCGTCCTGGATGAATACGGAGGGCTCTCGGGCATCGTAAGTCTCGAAGATATTCTGGAGGAGATAATCGGGGAGATCTACGATGAACACGAGCCTCGTGAGGGGAGCAAAATCATCCCCCTGGGAGAAAACCGTTATTCAATTCGCGCAGACATTCCTCTCTCGGTAATAAACGATTTTCTGCCGGTCCCCCTGAAAACCCGCAACAGCGATGTTCACACCCTGGGAGGATATATCGGAGAGATTCTGGGACGAATTCCAGGAAGATCGGAACGTATCCGTACCGTGGCAGGCGAGTTCACGGTGACCCGCATCAAGAAAAACCGCCTCATTGAGCTTACCTGGACGCGACCGGAACAAAACTCAACATAA
- a CDS encoding radical SAM protein, with translation MHGFRSSRPVTMVKMIGVDDVIEGCPECDFCLHRCSLPPGGTGRCGVRRNEAGRLCTTVYGEIQAWAVDPIEKKPLFHFLPGSRTFSLALGGCNFVCPFCQNGRIAFSSRLGPPRVRWSPRETVEAWQRSQTPTLSFTYTEPGVWQDYLRDVAALARKEGARIVMVTNGYLTSEALDRLIPLVDAFNVDLKGGPGFYGKYCGAEDGFEGVVGALERIAPVRHLEVTSLVIEGIHTGAELEGMFSRLVSAGVSVWHLSRFFPAGSMSHRAPTGEAFLEELLERFSRKGGDGGRIPFIYGGNCRHMRYQRTLCPRCGSLCISRGRSAGDYTRLGRCPSCGAKIYGVFSGSSGGNNIEASVE, from the coding sequence GTGCACGGTTTCAGGTCTTCCAGACCTGTCACTATGGTGAAGATGATCGGGGTTGACGATGTGATCGAGGGATGCCCGGAATGCGACTTCTGTCTCCATCGGTGTTCTCTCCCTCCCGGTGGTACCGGCCGGTGCGGTGTGCGCCGGAACGAAGCCGGACGACTTTGCACCACGGTCTACGGTGAGATTCAGGCCTGGGCCGTCGACCCGATCGAAAAGAAACCTCTCTTTCATTTCCTGCCCGGATCCCGCACCTTTTCGCTTGCCCTGGGAGGATGCAATTTCGTCTGCCCCTTCTGCCAGAACGGGAGGATCGCTTTTTCCTCCCGCCTGGGGCCGCCCCGGGTGCGGTGGAGTCCCCGGGAGACGGTGGAGGCCTGGCAGAGATCACAGACCCCCACGCTCTCCTTTACCTACACTGAACCGGGAGTGTGGCAGGACTACCTTCGGGATGTCGCGGCTCTGGCCCGGAAGGAGGGGGCCAGGATCGTGATGGTGACAAATGGATATCTCACCTCCGAGGCTCTGGATCGGCTGATCCCCCTGGTGGATGCCTTTAATGTGGATCTGAAGGGAGGGCCCGGGTTTTATGGAAAATACTGCGGAGCTGAAGATGGCTTTGAAGGGGTGGTTGGGGCGTTGGAGCGGATCGCCCCGGTGCGGCACCTGGAGGTGACCTCTCTGGTGATCGAGGGAATTCACACCGGAGCTGAACTTGAGGGAATGTTTTCCCGCCTCGTGTCTGCCGGTGTATCGGTATGGCATCTGAGCCGGTTTTTTCCCGCCGGATCCATGAGCCACCGGGCTCCCACGGGAGAAGCCTTTCTGGAGGAGCTTCTGGAGCGATTTTCCCGCAAGGGTGGTGATGGGGGGCGTATTCCTTTTATCTACGGAGGAAACTGCCGACACATGAGATATCAGAGGACGCTTTGTCCCCGTTGTGGTAGCTTGTGTATCAGCCGGGGCCGGTCCGCTGGGGATTATACCCGTTTGGGCAGGTGTCCCTCCTGCGGAGCGAAGATTTACGGGGTGTTCTCCGGGTCCTCCGGAGGTAATAATATTGAGGCTTCTGTGGAATGA
- the amrA gene encoding AmmeMemoRadiSam system protein A, producing MVCRALRRELLGYSRGLLEESLLGVPAPPLPRGDALLEEKRGLFVTLRLQGALRGCIGRIVAEVALPETLRHCTLEAAFGDRRFSPLTGEELSMLTIEHSLLSPPRPLAKAENLRLGVDGVIFSLGGARSVFLPEVALEQGWDTRALLEALARKAGLSPRAWRDSGARFQVFQTCHYGEDDRG from the coding sequence ATGGTCTGCCGGGCGTTGCGGAGAGAACTCCTGGGATATTCCCGGGGACTTCTGGAGGAATCTCTTCTGGGAGTTCCTGCCCCCCCTCTGCCCCGGGGCGATGCTCTTCTGGAGGAGAAGCGGGGGCTCTTTGTAACGTTGCGCCTTCAGGGGGCCTTGCGGGGCTGTATCGGTCGGATTGTGGCTGAGGTGGCACTTCCCGAAACGCTGAGGCATTGCACCCTGGAAGCAGCCTTTGGTGACCGCCGCTTTTCTCCCCTCACCGGCGAAGAGTTGTCGATGCTCACCATCGAACACTCCCTTCTTTCGCCGCCCCGGCCCCTGGCCAAGGCAGAGAATCTGCGTCTCGGGGTGGACGGGGTTATTTTTTCTCTTGGCGGTGCCCGGAGCGTCTTTCTTCCCGAAGTGGCTCTTGAGCAGGGGTGGGATACACGGGCCCTGCTGGAGGCTCTGGCGCGGAAGGCGGGACTTTCTCCCCGGGCCTGGAGGGATAGCGGTGCACGGTTTCAGGTCTTCCAGACCTGTCACTATGGTGAAGATGATCGGGGTTGA
- the amrB gene encoding AmmeMemoRadiSam system protein B, with translation MEPRSNSSHYAGSWYPAEVAALEALLEGSPESVACSSGPPRPEEILSAAVLPHAGLYYSAPGQAAFWRRWYPLEGRSAPEAVLIISPSHYEYLPQGCILGASFASHETPLGEIPGLLPFFGDRDDPALLAREHGFELLLPGLRFWAGEVPTALILTGPMTSPGEVVATARRLLKRLSRHVNPRRVLWLASSDFTHYGARFGYRFSRDGSSRNMSRERWAREVRDRVARNDQALADAAASGNLLRYWAALREPSSVCGRFAIALVLAVLGELFGQEAVGGRSLCYYTSADRKASSDRDGLEDLSFVSYATLEITRKISRESPS, from the coding sequence GTGGAACCCAGGTCGAATTCGTCGCATTACGCCGGTTCCTGGTATCCGGCCGAGGTCGCTGCCCTTGAGGCCCTTCTGGAAGGCTCGCCGGAGTCTGTAGCCTGTTCCTCCGGCCCTCCTCGCCCGGAAGAGATCCTCTCCGCTGCGGTTCTCCCCCACGCCGGGCTCTATTACAGTGCCCCCGGTCAGGCTGCGTTCTGGCGGCGCTGGTACCCGCTGGAGGGCCGGAGCGCTCCCGAGGCGGTCCTGATTATTTCTCCCAGCCATTACGAGTACCTTCCCCAGGGGTGTATCCTGGGTGCCTCCTTCGCTTCCCACGAGACGCCTCTTGGTGAGATTCCGGGGCTTCTGCCCTTCTTTGGAGACCGGGATGATCCTGCTCTTCTTGCCCGGGAACACGGCTTTGAGTTGCTTTTGCCGGGCCTGCGGTTCTGGGCCGGCGAGGTTCCGACGGCGCTGATTCTGACGGGCCCCATGACCTCACCCGGAGAGGTTGTAGCCACGGCCCGGCGTCTCCTGAAGCGTCTGTCCCGGCATGTAAATCCCCGCCGTGTGCTGTGGCTTGCCAGTTCCGATTTCACCCATTACGGGGCCCGTTTCGGCTATCGCTTTTCCCGGGATGGATCGTCCCGGAACATGTCCCGGGAGAGGTGGGCGCGGGAGGTGCGGGACCGGGTTGCCCGAAACGATCAGGCCCTTGCCGACGCGGCTGCCTCGGGGAATCTTCTGCGGTATTGGGCCGCCCTGAGGGAGCCCTCTTCGGTGTGCGGGCGCTTTGCGATCGCTCTGGTTCTGGCGGTTTTGGGGGAGCTCTTCGGGCAGGAGGCTGTGGGCGGACGTTCCCTCTGCTATTATACCTCGGCGGATCGGAAGGCCTCGTCCGATCGGGATGGTTTGGAGGATCTCTCCTTTGTCTCCTACGCCACTCTGGAAATAACCCGGAAAATATCCCGGGAGAGCCCGTCGTGA
- the leuS gene encoding leucine--tRNA ligase codes for MKKYPFSEIEKKWQRYWEENRTFRTEEDPSVPKERRRYVLDMFPYPSAAGLHVGHPEGYTATDIYCRFLRMRGFNVLHPMGFDSFGLPAENYAIQTGTHPRKTTEENIDRFREQIKNLGFSYDWDREVSTHKEDYYHWTQWIFLKLWEKGLAYVAEIPMWYCEELGTVLANEEVLTTPDGPRSERGNHPVERRPLRQWMLRITEYADRLLEGLDALDWPESIKAMQRNWIGRSEGANVRFALAPDTVPAGGDLPDIEVYTTRPDTLFGATYMVLAPEHPLVPQITIPEQADQVQTYITAARLKSDLERSELSREKTGVFTGAFAINPVNQEQIPIWISDYILISYGTGAIMAVPGHDERDWAFATQFELPIRKVVARSLQEDPEELLEAPRPEPGFSVNSGAFDGLPTEDAKARITSWLEEQGIGKKTVNYKLRDWIFSRQRYWGEPIPLVECEGEYYPVPYDQLPLTLPEVEKYTPTGTGESPLAAVESWVNCECPDGSGRPGRRETNTMPQWAGSCWYYLRYIDPRNQNALADPEKMEYWLPVDLYVGGAEHAVLHLLYARFWHKVLYDLGIVTCDEPFARLVNQGMILGEGGVKMSKSLGNVINPDDVVARYGADSMRIYEMFMGPLRQEKPWSTQGLVGVYRFLDRVWRLTERPVTEEAPDETLLRLLHKTIRKVTHDTDELAMNTAISQMMILVNELYKGDTLPRAVWDPFIRLLSPYAPHLAEELWEMIGNPAPASLAPWPQYDEALTQDEQITVVLQVNGKVRARMEVPAGTDKATLQTSAAQNARIQEFIEGKEMVKVIVVPDKLVNFVVR; via the coding sequence ATGAAGAAATACCCCTTCTCCGAGATCGAGAAAAAGTGGCAGCGTTATTGGGAGGAGAATCGGACCTTCCGGACCGAGGAAGATCCCTCGGTTCCCAAGGAACGGCGCCGGTACGTGCTGGACATGTTTCCCTACCCTTCTGCGGCAGGTCTGCATGTGGGTCACCCCGAGGGGTACACCGCAACCGATATCTACTGCCGGTTCCTGCGCATGCGGGGCTTCAACGTTCTCCATCCCATGGGGTTTGACAGCTTTGGTCTGCCCGCTGAAAATTACGCGATCCAGACAGGAACGCACCCCCGAAAAACAACCGAAGAGAACATCGACCGCTTCCGGGAACAGATAAAGAACCTGGGTTTCTCCTACGACTGGGACCGGGAAGTATCAACCCACAAGGAAGATTACTACCACTGGACCCAGTGGATCTTTCTCAAGCTCTGGGAGAAAGGGCTGGCCTACGTAGCAGAAATCCCCATGTGGTACTGCGAGGAGCTGGGAACAGTTCTGGCCAACGAAGAGGTCCTGACCACCCCCGACGGCCCCCGGAGCGAGCGGGGCAACCATCCCGTTGAACGAAGGCCTCTGCGACAATGGATGCTTCGAATAACGGAGTACGCCGATCGACTCCTGGAAGGGCTGGATGCGCTGGACTGGCCGGAATCGATCAAGGCGATGCAGCGAAACTGGATCGGCCGCTCCGAAGGTGCAAACGTCCGCTTCGCCCTGGCACCCGACACGGTCCCCGCCGGAGGAGATCTTCCCGATATCGAAGTCTACACCACCCGGCCTGATACGCTCTTTGGAGCCACCTACATGGTCCTTGCTCCGGAACACCCCCTGGTACCGCAAATCACCATTCCCGAACAGGCCGACCAGGTTCAAACCTACATAACAGCAGCGCGCCTGAAAAGCGATCTTGAACGGTCCGAGCTGAGCCGGGAAAAAACCGGTGTCTTCACCGGTGCCTTCGCCATAAACCCCGTGAATCAGGAACAAATCCCCATCTGGATATCCGACTATATCCTGATCAGCTACGGCACCGGCGCGATCATGGCCGTCCCCGGTCACGACGAGCGGGACTGGGCCTTCGCGACCCAGTTCGAGCTGCCCATCCGCAAGGTTGTAGCCCGATCGCTCCAGGAAGATCCCGAGGAACTTCTGGAAGCACCCCGGCCTGAGCCGGGCTTTTCCGTGAACAGCGGAGCCTTCGACGGCCTCCCCACAGAGGATGCCAAGGCCCGGATCACCTCCTGGCTGGAAGAACAGGGAATCGGAAAAAAGACGGTAAACTACAAACTGCGTGACTGGATCTTCAGCCGCCAGCGGTATTGGGGCGAACCAATCCCCCTGGTGGAGTGCGAGGGCGAGTACTACCCTGTTCCCTACGATCAACTTCCCCTGACCCTGCCGGAAGTGGAGAAATACACCCCCACAGGAACAGGCGAGAGCCCCCTGGCGGCGGTGGAAAGCTGGGTAAACTGCGAGTGTCCCGACGGAAGCGGCCGCCCCGGGCGCCGTGAGACCAACACCATGCCCCAGTGGGCAGGCAGTTGCTGGTATTACCTCCGCTATATCGACCCCCGCAACCAGAACGCCCTGGCAGATCCCGAGAAAATGGAATACTGGCTCCCCGTAGACCTCTACGTGGGGGGCGCTGAGCACGCTGTTCTTCACCTGCTCTATGCCCGGTTCTGGCACAAGGTGCTCTACGATCTGGGGATCGTCACCTGCGACGAACCCTTCGCCCGTCTGGTGAACCAGGGAATGATCCTGGGCGAGGGTGGCGTCAAGATGTCCAAGAGTCTGGGCAACGTGATCAACCCCGACGACGTGGTAGCCCGCTACGGAGCCGACAGCATGCGCATCTACGAGATGTTCATGGGGCCGCTTCGGCAGGAAAAACCCTGGTCCACCCAGGGACTGGTGGGAGTATACCGCTTCCTGGACCGGGTCTGGCGCCTCACGGAGCGACCCGTCACGGAGGAGGCCCCCGACGAAACCCTGTTGCGCCTGCTCCACAAAACAATCCGGAAAGTCACCCACGACACGGATGAGCTGGCCATGAACACCGCCATCAGTCAAATGATGATCCTGGTAAACGAACTCTACAAGGGAGACACCCTTCCCCGGGCAGTTTGGGACCCCTTCATTCGCCTCCTCTCTCCTTACGCGCCGCACCTGGCCGAAGAACTGTGGGAAATGATCGGGAACCCCGCACCGGCCTCGCTGGCTCCCTGGCCCCAATACGACGAGGCCCTCACCCAGGACGAGCAAATCACCGTGGTCCTTCAGGTAAACGGCAAAGTTCGGGCCCGCATGGAGGTGCCGGCGGGAACCGATAAAGCCACGCTCCAGACCTCGGCAGCCCAAAACGCCCGAATCCAGGAGTTTATCGAAGGAAAAGAGATGGTCAAGGTCATCGTAGTGCCCGATAAGCTGGTCAACTTCGTCGTGCGCTGA